The Oncorhynchus nerka isolate Pitt River linkage group LG11, Oner_Uvic_2.0, whole genome shotgun sequence genome includes the window gcatggatacatttttctgcataatttttggacagaaaatgtcaaatttttgcaatgttacgtagatggaaaaaagctgtccttgaaacagtcttgatatgttcatcaaaagagagataagggtccagagtaacactgaggtccttcacagttttatttgagaccaCTGTTCAACCATCAAGAtcaattgtcagattcaacagattcAACCACCTCCATATTCAACCACCtcctgcttcacagtgggaaccatgCATGTAGAGATCATCACCAGTGGCGcaactcagtgctagaggcatcactacagaccctgattagattccaggctgtatcacaaccggacataattgggagtcccatagggcggcgcactaATTCGTTAGTGTTTGgttgggtaggctgtcattgtaaatagttaaataaaggaatttgttcttaactgatttgcctagttaaataaaagttaagtATTACTTTTTTTATAAAAATCCATTCACCTACTTGGtgcctcacaaagacacggtggttggaaccaaaaaatctcaaatttggaccaaAAGAGAGATCTATTGTCCTTTTTTCTTTGCAGCGATTCGAcccatgaaggcctaattcacgctgtctcctctgaacagttgatgttgaggtgtgtctgttatttgaactctgtgaagcatttatttggactgcaatctgaggtgcagttaactcttacttatcctctgcaacaagaggtaactctgggtcttcctttcctgtggcagtcctcatgagagccagtttcatcatagcgcttttggtttttgcgactgcacttgaagaaacttgacattttccggattgactgaccttcatgttttaaagtaattaTGCActttcgtttctctttgcttatttgagctgttcttgccataatatggacttggtcttttaccaaatagggctatcttctgtataccacccctacctcgtCACAACAAAacggattggctcaaacgcattaagaaggaaagaaattccacaaattaacttttaacaaggcacacctgttaattgaaatgcattccaggtgacaaccccatgaagctgtttgagagaattccaagagtgtgcaaagctgtcatcaaggaaaagggtagctactttgaacaatctcatattacacacttttttggttactaaatgattccatatatgttatttcatagttttgatgtcttcactattaatgtAGAAAagaatacaaataaagaaaaacccttgaatgagtaggtgtgtacaaacttttgactggtatttttATCatttagaaataaagaaaaatcttTATAATCAATGCCAACACTGCCATGTTGATCTGACCCCTGTTGTTGGAAAACAACGTTAGTGTTCAACTTTCGGCTGTCACAGTTGCACCTCCCATGACTTCACGCCTCTGCTTTTGTCTAGAGTCGGTTGCTTTAGCCTTACCACTTAAACTTGCCCACTAACTCGATGGTATTCAAAGTCTGGTCATGACCTCTAGTGGGGTCGCCAAAATGATTATACGTTTTagtatataaaaatataaaaattggacagattattgtatgggacaatatacaAACATTTTTGAGAAAGATTATTTGAAAAATACAAGTttgagtaaatgtatttattggtttCATGAAAATGCAATGAATTGAAGGTTATTTGTTGAAAATAGTGTCCCTACTGAAAAAGTTTGAATACCACTTTTAACTAACTTGAATAACTTTGATTTGACTGGCATATTAGGCTAACTGTTGTGGTGGTGTACTGGTTCAGCAGCGGTGTTAGAAAAATGCATACCATGAAAAATCACTAAGATGATTTGAGCAGAAGATACAAAAGGAGTAGAAGACAGACGCAcacagtctgacacacacacacagcatatgtttactatccttgtggggatctaaaatggatttacattcaaaatcctattttccctaacccttaacTCGAACCCTAATTGTAATCTTAACCCTAACTGTAATCCTAACCCCtgagcctaaaatagcctttgtcctcgCAGAGACCTGGGAAACGTCTACACAAGGGGAGAATTTTCctcgttttactatccttgtggggacttttgGAGATTTCCGgtacccacaaggatagtaatacaagcccacactacacacacacttgcGCTGTAGGCCTACACACTTAAGCTTCTTGCGCTCGGTGTCTCAAACAAACAGTGACAGTAGACCACAGCGCCGAGCCACTCGGGCCCGTCTCTTATGTCGGGGGTTATGGCTGCTGAGAGGGAACAGACACTTCCTGGAATCAGTGAAGAGGAAAAACAAACGAGGCAGAGCACTGCAGTCCACATAGATACACTCAGCCAATGCTTATGGAGCATGCTAGGCCAGCTCAGTCCAGTGCAGTGCACACAGAACCCAAGAGCAAACTGCACAAGCTAATGCCAAGTTTTTTTTTACATCTGAAATGTTATGGAATGGCAGGATGCCTTTGACAGGGGAGATTTCTTTGGCCTGTGTTAATATTATGTCATGTAAATATATcgggttggaaccggttcagggaacagaaacTCTAATTTTTAGAGGAACGGAACCAAAACCGGGAATGAAAATGGTCTCTAGTGTTCCGGTACAGTCCCGTTATTTTCAAATCTTGAGAACCGTTTAATCTTTAGTTCCAAAAATATTCCTAATGTCTAGTACCTTTCCCTCAACGTCATCAAGACATACAGTaggagatgattatggactacaggaaaaagagagcCGAGGACCCCCCAATTCTCATCGACGTGGctgaagtggagcaggttgagagcttcaagttccctggtgtccacatcatcaacaaactatcatggtccaaacacaccaagacagtcattaagagggcatgacaacacctattccccctcaagaaactgaaaatatttggcatgggtcctcggatcctcaaaaagttctatagctgcaccatcaagagcatcctgactggttgcgtcaccgtctggtatggcaaattcttggcctccgaccgcaaggcactacagagggtagtgtgtacggcccagtacatcactggggccaagcttcctgccatccaggacctctacatcaggggaaggccctaaaaattgccaaagactcaaGCCACCCTAagcgtagactgttctctctgctacagcacggcaagcggcaccagagcaccaagtctagggcCCAAAGGCTTAACAGCTTATACCCTCaagccataatactgctaaacaGCTAATtgaatggctacccagactaccccCCCGcgtccatttttttattttttacattgctgctaatcgctgtttattatctatgcatagtcactttacctctagctacatgtacatattacctggattaccttgactaacctgtgcccctgcacattgactcagtaccggtaccccctgtatatagcctcagaaCTTTATTTTGTGGTCAGAACACcggatggatttttttttttaaaggttcgGTTCAGAACCAAACGATTGGAAAATAATTTAGCTTCCAACCCCTGAAATGTATATGCATAGAAATACTAGTGTAAAGATCAATATAGCCTAGTGTCTGGATTTGTATGTTATCCCCCACTGGGCAGCGTGGTGGTTTGACTGTGACAGGCACCCTGGTGGGATGCGAAATAGGCATCTTGTGTCCGAACTTGCAGCCTGGGGGGATTAGGTGGAAATTGGCTTGCACTGCCCCCTAGTAGAGAGATGTAGTACAACACTAGTATccagagggatatatatatatttgacattttagtcattttggAGACGCTCCTATCCAATTTCGCCAGTTATCAGATGCCATCTTCATCCGCCTTTCCAGCTGTTTGGGAGATGGGACTCCTGTATCTGCCTGGTCAGCAGCTTTGTAATTGGAGTTGTCCATCTCCTAGACTAGCTGCAAGTCAGGGTTTTGAAAGCCCAGTCTACTCTAAATTTTCCCGTAACCCTGGGGCCCTAACCGGTGTTGTGCGGGTAAGGGTCATCACTCCCTGAGGTAGCatgccagatttgtgcaatatacgactgattgttgtcctatggacagagtctcccacctcagctgtagatctctgcagttcatccagagtgatcatgggcctcttggctgcatctctgatcagtcttctccttgtatgagctgaaattttagagggacggccaggtcttggtagatttgcagtggtctgatactccttccatttcaatattatcgcttgcacagtgctccttgggatgtttaaagcttgggaaatctttttgtatccaaatccggctttaaacttcttcacaacagtatctcagacctgcctggtgtgttccttgttcttcatgatgctctctgcgcttttaacggacctctgagactatcacagtgcaggtgcatttatacggagacttgattacacacaggtggattgtatttatcatcattagtcatttaggtcaacattggatcattcagagatcctcactgaacttctggagagagtttgctgcactgaaagtaaaggggctgaataattttgcacgcccaattattcagtttttgatttgttaaaaaaagtttgaaatatccaataaatgttcggtccacttcatgattgtgtcccacttgttgttgattcttcacaaaaaaatacagttttatatctttatgtttgaagcctgaaatgtggcaaaaggtcgcaaagttcaagggggccgaatactttcgcaaggcactgtatatgctgtctatTCATCcccatatttattttttaaatgtatttttattgaaCAGAAAGGACAGGTAAGGAAATGTAGGAGGAGGTTGAGTCAAAGGGCAGTAGGCCAGATTCGAACCCATGCCAACTCTAACCGCTGGACCACACAGGCCACCAATAATCCCCCTTTATCCTTCTCCCATCAGGTATGGTGCAGAAACTGGACCAGAAGCTCCCTGTGGCCAACGAGTACCTACTGCTGTCAGGTGGCGTGCGAGAGGGTGTGGTCGACATGGACCTAGACGAGCTGAGCGTCTACGCCCGCGGCACCGACTATGACATGGACTTTACCCTCCTCGTGCCTGCGCTCAAGTTGCACGACCGCAACCAGCCGGTGACTTTGGACATGCGCCACTCAGCCCTGTGCCACTCGTGGCTGAGCCTGCGCCTCTTCGACGAGGGCACCATCAACAAGTGGAAGGACTGCTGCACCATGGTAGACCACATCAACGGCGCCACCAACTACTTTTTCTCACCCACGCTGGTGGCTGACTGGTTCTACGAGTCCATCAGTGTGGTCCTGGTGGAGATCCAGAAGAAGCCCCAGCGTGGCATGCCCCGCGTGGAGAAGGTGGAGCGGAACGGCACCATCATCTCCGTCATCCTGGGCGTGGGCAGCAGCCGCATGCTCTATGACATCTTGCCTGTGGTCTCCTTCAAGGGATGGCCGGCGGTGGCCCAGAGCTGGCTGATGGAGAACCACTTCTGGGACGGCAAGAtcacagaggaggaggtgatcaGCGGCTTCTACCTGGTGCCTACCTGCTCCCACAAGGGCCGTAAGGAGAATGAGTGGCGCCTGTCGTTCGCCCGCAGCGAAGTGCAGCTCAAGAAGTGCATCTCGGCCAGCCTGATGCAGGCCTACCAGGCGTGCAAGGCCATCATTATCAAGCTGCTGTCAAGGCCCAAAGGCATCAGCCCCTACCACCTGCGCAGCATGATGCTGTGGGCCTGCGATCGGCTCCCCGCCACCTACCTGTCCCAGGAAGACTTCTCAGCCCACTTCCTGCTAGGCCTCATCGACGACCTGCAGAACTGCCTGGTCAACAAGATGTGCCCCAACTACTTCATCCCGCAGTGCAACATGCTGGAACACCTCTCGGATGAGACGGCCATGCTCCACGCCCGCAAGCTCAGCTCGGTGCGCTCTGACCCGGCCGAGCACCTGCGCACCACTATCGAGCATGCCAAGGCGGCCAACCGGCTGACCCTGGACCTGCATTGGCGCGGCAGTGCCTTAAACCTGCCGTCGCCACAGTCGGACGCGGGCGGCGAGCACCAGCCAGATGACCGATTGGCTAAGAAGCTGCAGCAGTTGGTGATGGAGAACCCCGGCAAGTCCATCTCGGTGTTCATCAACCCCGACGATGTGACGCGGCCGCACTTCCGCATCGACGACAAGTTCTTCTGAGACTTCAAAATAGAAAAATACTACTCCCCTTTGACTAGATTGGTCGAGTCATCAAATTAGTCGGTTTCCCAAGTAACGGTCGCCACAGAGCGGTGTGAGGTGCTTTTGTCCAATAGTGTCTTCCCATTTTGTTTCTCTGTCCCTGACACCTGTCCCCACACcccaccaaccctaaccctgtcacctttAGAAGGCCTTTACAGGACTACATGAAACAGGTGGAAGAAGAGGTACTGCGTCTTGCCTCGGATGGTTAAGGAATGTCTTAGTCCCTGTAGGAGAACTGATGGTACTAACGCCATAACTGTACATAGAGAGAGTTGAGTGGATATGTGTGTGTGGACTTTGATCTTATTTTGCACAGAATGTAGAGGCACACAGTTATCATGTTGGAAGTGCTATGAAGTGAAGTCTGAAATGTTGCTTATCTTTTAGGAAGGCAATTTCAATGGTCTTTTTTTTCTCCACTGGGCTAAATGCTCTGGATTTATACCTACTGGTTTAGAGTATGTTTAGAGCTGTTATTCCAATAAGCTGTATCACAATGACAAGTTATTTCTAACTTAACGTTCTCTGTAGTCATGTCCATGCCCTATGTGTATAGTGAACAGTTCCAGACGTATCCCGAATATGCCAAAACCCTGCAGATATCTGACCGGCAATGTGATACACATATCTTCATCCTCAAGTGCAAttagtaaacaaacacacaccacaccatacataAATGTGCTAACACTCATCATACACACTCCTGATCAGTGAAATTGTGTATTTAATACGTATTTGTGATATTCTAGAACTCTGGGACGTTGTCATTTTGTTTGTCTTTGTTATATGGAACTCAAACATTTTACTGCGATTCTTATTTTCCATATTTGCTGCTGACCTTAAGATGTTTTATGATTAACTGGTTAAACAAATTAAGTTAACAAACACAATTATGAATTTTAATTGTACATGTGCGTAACTACTTTGTACACACGAATCCTGTTGAGTCAAACCTGTCATGGACCAATCAGAATGGACCAACCGTGCAACCTCACCATTGGCAGGGATCTAACACTGCTTTATCATTAATTCAGACCAATCACTGCAGTGGCCTGAGGAAACGTGTTCTGTGCCTCTACTTTTTCAAAGGCATACTGGCCGCGTTTCCCGGGCTGACTACATTACAGATGCCTGCCAAATCTCACAATGCCTGAAGAGCTGTCATATCACATCATATGATATGTCATATCACATCATATGATATGCAATCTGATGCCTGACTGTACAAATCGATTGACCACGGGTTGATGCAATGTAGTTGGCCTGAAACGTGACCATACTGTATGAGAGGGAGAGCAAGTCCCGCATTCGGCCTACAATgaccacatcaaatcaaattgtgtgAATAATCTGAGAGCTGTGTAGATGGTAACACTATAAACAAGCTAAAATGTAATAAAACATTTAACAACCCTAAAGAGAAACTGCTGGAAAATAATTGACAAACAATGTTGTATAACATTTAAGTCACTTGTCTGATGCACATTAATGATGTGCATCGCAAGGCTAAGATCACTATGCGCAATgctaagcgtcggctggagtggtgtaaagctcgccgccattggactctggagcaatggaaacGAATTCTTTGGCgtgatgaatcacgtttcaccatctggcagtcagattccaggagaacgctacctgccgaatgcatagtgccaattgtTACGTTTGTAATCGCACaaccttactaatgctcttcttgctgaatggaagcaagtccctgcagctgtaacgggattcttcctgggaaggagaggaggaccaaaatgcagagtGGTTATCTTTATACATCTTCAATGAAAGatgaacaatatacaaaacaagaaccgtgaaaaaccgaaacagccctatctggtgcaacaaacacaaagacaggaaacaatcacgcacaaaacccaacacaaaacaggctacctaaatatggttcccaatcagagaaaatgactaacacctgcctctgattgagaaccatatcaggccaaacacagaaacagacaaactagacacacaacatagaatgcccacccagctcacgtcctgaccaacactaaaacaaggaaaacacacaagacctatggtcagaacgtgacagcagcgatgttacaacatctagtgcaaagccttcccagaagagtggaggttgttacagcagcaaaggggggaccaactccatattaatgcccatgattttggaatgagatgttagacgagcacgtgtccacatacttttgtcatATAGTGTCATTACATAGGTTTTGGCTTCTTTATGTGTGAATAAGGTGCATGTAGGCACATTTACAATTTGATCGTCTCTGAACCGCTCACATGAAATGAGCTTCGGTGCCCCGAGTAAACAGTGAGTTGGGGATTTTGTCTAGGATCTCAAAACGTGTCTGGGACAGTTTTTGAGATCCTAGACAAAATCCCCAAGTCGCTGTTTACTCGGGGCACCGAAGCTCATTTCATGTGAGCGG containing:
- the LOC115137183 gene encoding nucleotidyltransferase MB21D2 isoform X1, which codes for MAAPALTSRAGSVNSLGNSPTATPSSTINNNKIIPSYPELDFRSGARIEDLNRLIQEFSKHDQREYDDQRALEIHTAKDFIFSMLGMVQKLDQKLPVANEYLLLSGGVREGVVDMDLDELSVYARGTDYDMDFTLLVPALKLHDRNQPVTLDMRHSALCHSWLSLRLFDEGTINKWKDCCTMVDHINGATNYFFSPTLVADWFYESISVVLVEIQKKPQRGMPRVEKVERNGTIISVILGVGSSRMLYDILPVVSFKGWPAVAQSWLMENHFWDGKITEEEVISGFYLVPTCSHKGRKENEWRLSFARSEVQLKKCISASLMQAYQACKAIIIKLLSRPKGISPYHLRSMMLWACDRLPATYLSQEDFSAHFLLGLIDDLQNCLVNKMCPNYFIPQCNMLEHLSDETAMLHARKLSSVRSDPAEHLRTTIEHAKAANRLTLDLHWRGSALNLPSPQSDAGGEHQPDDRLAKKLQQLVMENPGKSISVFINPDDVTRPHFRIDDKFF
- the LOC115137183 gene encoding nucleotidyltransferase MB21D2 isoform X2 is translated as MCPGLPWWRMAQSMVQKLDQKLPVANEYLLLSGGVREGVVDMDLDELSVYARGTDYDMDFTLLVPALKLHDRNQPVTLDMRHSALCHSWLSLRLFDEGTINKWKDCCTMVDHINGATNYFFSPTLVADWFYESISVVLVEIQKKPQRGMPRVEKVERNGTIISVILGVGSSRMLYDILPVVSFKGWPAVAQSWLMENHFWDGKITEEEVISGFYLVPTCSHKGRKENEWRLSFARSEVQLKKCISASLMQAYQACKAIIIKLLSRPKGISPYHLRSMMLWACDRLPATYLSQEDFSAHFLLGLIDDLQNCLVNKMCPNYFIPQCNMLEHLSDETAMLHARKLSSVRSDPAEHLRTTIEHAKAANRLTLDLHWRGSALNLPSPQSDAGGEHQPDDRLAKKLQQLVMENPGKSISVFINPDDVTRPHFRIDDKFF